Proteins encoded within one genomic window of Geotalea daltonii FRC-32:
- the rpe gene encoding ribulose-phosphate 3-epimerase → MKKIAPSILSADFSRLGDEVRAVEAAGADYIHIDVMDGSFVPNITIGPLVVEAVRRVTRLPLDVHLMIDAPDRYIGEFAKAGADIIVVHAEATNHLHRTVQLIKSFGKKAGVSLNPATSLHCLDHILDELDLVLLMTVNPGFGGQSFIDACLPKIQALRGLLDKKGLETELEVDGGVKEANIAQIAHAGADVFVAGSAVFGSSDYAATIAEMKLRAKEPVL, encoded by the coding sequence ATGAAAAAAATAGCACCATCCATACTTTCCGCCGACTTTTCCCGTCTCGGAGACGAGGTGCGGGCAGTGGAAGCTGCGGGCGCCGACTATATCCACATTGACGTCATGGACGGCAGTTTCGTCCCCAATATCACCATTGGCCCCCTGGTGGTGGAGGCCGTCCGCCGGGTGACCCGGCTGCCCCTGGACGTGCATCTGATGATCGATGCCCCTGACCGCTACATTGGCGAGTTTGCCAAGGCCGGAGCCGATATTATCGTTGTCCATGCCGAGGCCACCAATCACCTGCACCGGACGGTGCAGCTCATCAAGTCCTTTGGCAAAAAAGCCGGTGTGTCGCTGAATCCTGCCACAAGTCTGCACTGTCTGGACCATATTCTGGATGAGTTGGATCTGGTGCTGCTGATGACGGTCAATCCCGGCTTTGGGGGCCAGTCTTTCATCGATGCCTGTCTGCCGAAGATACAGGCACTGCGCGGCCTGCTTGATAAGAAGGGACTGGAGACCGAGCTGGAGGTGGATGGAGGGGTCAAGGAAGCCAATATCGCCCAGATTGCCCACGCCGGCGCCGATGTCTTCGTGGCGGGAAGTGCCGTTTTCGGTAGCAGTGACTATGCTGCCACCATTGCCGAGATGAAGCTCCGAGCAAAGGAGCCGGTCCTTTGA
- a CDS encoding energy transducer TonB: protein MKRTLKRKEPGPGGMLVCSFLFHLVIFLIITRFNFLPGLYTDNTPVYYVDVVSLPVASPQAGTPAGGSPASVPVTEPSPPTTESQQMKLPSTKPAPKEAGKPQPKTAAGVETAREFEERLAKLERENEARHQAAALEAARKRAAGIGKGPTGMPAATGTEAGSDYSNYIRSRLEDAFRQEDTFKPDRNKVVEVKLTIGRNGKIISKRFERSSNDIMFNNAVERAISRAERDFRPPPGGGSYEHGFVFKPQGVGKN from the coding sequence ATGAAACGCACACTGAAAAGAAAAGAGCCGGGACCGGGAGGAATGCTGGTCTGTTCCTTCCTCTTCCACCTGGTAATTTTTCTCATAATCACCCGATTCAACTTCCTGCCGGGTCTGTATACTGATAACACCCCCGTTTATTATGTGGATGTGGTCAGTCTGCCGGTGGCAAGTCCCCAGGCAGGAACTCCGGCCGGCGGCTCTCCTGCCTCCGTTCCCGTCACTGAACCTTCCCCACCGACAACGGAATCACAGCAGATGAAGCTGCCCTCCACAAAACCTGCTCCAAAAGAAGCAGGCAAACCGCAGCCGAAAACTGCAGCAGGAGTTGAGACAGCGCGGGAATTCGAAGAGCGTCTGGCAAAACTTGAGCGGGAAAATGAAGCTCGACATCAGGCAGCCGCTCTGGAAGCCGCAAGAAAAAGGGCCGCCGGCATCGGCAAAGGGCCGACTGGCATGCCTGCAGCTACCGGTACTGAAGCAGGAAGCGACTATTCCAACTACATCCGCTCACGTCTTGAAGATGCCTTCCGACAGGAGGATACTTTCAAACCCGACAGGAACAAGGTCGTGGAAGTAAAGCTGACCATCGGCCGCAACGGAAAAATTATCAGCAAACGTTTCGAGCGCAGCTCGAATGATATAATGTTCAATAATGCCGTCGAGCGGGCCATAAGCAGGGCCGAAAGGGATTTCAGGCCGCCGCCCGGTGGCGGTAGCTATGAACACGGTTTCGTTTTCAAACCTCAAGGGGTAGGTAAAAATTGA
- the tolB gene encoding Tol-Pal system beta propeller repeat protein TolB: MLLCLPGLNLAQDYLEVTAPGNRQPQLAIAPPVPLSGTHNAELDKTITDIFAFDLTLAGQFTVMPSPPGETRTGIRSGEFDLAPWQAAGANLLVKSGYIDNGATITMEFRFFDVSRGKELVVKRFTGKRTDQRKIVHMFSNEILSATTGETGPFTGKTAFVSTASGNKEIYLMDYDGYNVQRLTKNGSINLNPDFSPSGKELIYTSYKRRNPDLYRRELLTGAEARISSHPGINVTGAWSPDGTRIALAMSKDGNSEIYTISKDGKQVVRLTKNEAIDVSPAWSPDGSRIAFVSDRLGKPQIFVMNADGSHVTRLTTSGTYNVSPRWSPKGNTIAYCRQEGGFQIHVINVDGSNDIKLTSDGSNEHPRWSPDGRFIVFSSSRAGKEGIYVMRNDGTGQVRVSRGSSADSHPTWSPRW, from the coding sequence ATGCTGCTCTGCCTGCCTGGCTTGAATTTGGCCCAGGACTATCTGGAGGTTACCGCCCCCGGCAATCGGCAACCACAACTTGCCATCGCCCCTCCCGTCCCCTTGTCCGGCACTCATAACGCCGAACTGGACAAAACGATAACTGACATTTTCGCCTTCGACCTGACGCTGGCCGGTCAATTTACCGTGATGCCCTCTCCCCCTGGTGAAACACGGACCGGCATCCGCTCGGGAGAATTCGACCTGGCCCCATGGCAGGCTGCAGGTGCAAATCTGCTGGTAAAGAGCGGCTACATCGACAACGGTGCAACCATCACCATGGAGTTCAGGTTCTTCGATGTCAGCCGTGGCAAGGAATTGGTGGTAAAACGCTTTACGGGCAAGCGCACCGATCAACGCAAGATCGTCCACATGTTCAGCAACGAGATACTTTCGGCCACAACCGGGGAAACTGGTCCATTCACCGGCAAGACGGCCTTCGTCTCCACGGCATCAGGCAACAAGGAAATCTATTTGATGGACTACGATGGGTATAATGTGCAGCGCCTTACCAAGAACGGCTCCATCAACCTCAATCCCGATTTTTCACCAAGCGGCAAGGAACTCATCTATACCTCCTACAAGAGGCGCAATCCCGATCTCTATCGACGGGAACTGCTCACCGGCGCCGAGGCACGGATTTCCTCCCATCCCGGCATCAACGTGACCGGCGCATGGTCTCCGGACGGCACCAGGATAGCTTTGGCCATGAGCAAGGATGGCAACTCCGAGATCTACACTATTTCCAAAGATGGCAAACAGGTGGTCAGGCTCACCAAAAATGAGGCCATCGATGTCTCTCCGGCATGGTCTCCCGACGGGTCCCGCATCGCCTTCGTATCGGACCGCCTGGGGAAACCGCAGATTTTCGTCATGAATGCCGACGGCTCCCACGTTACCCGCCTCACGACCAGCGGCACATACAACGTCAGCCCGCGCTGGTCTCCAAAGGGAAACACCATAGCCTACTGCCGCCAGGAGGGAGGGTTCCAGATCCATGTCATAAACGTGGACGGAAGCAATGACATCAAGCTCACCTCCGATGGAAGCAACGAGCATCCAAGATGGTCGCCGGATGGCCGGTTCATCGTCTTCAGCTCAAGCAGGGCAGGAAAAGAAGGGATATACGTGATGAGAAACGACGGCACTGGGCAGGTGAGGGTATCCCGCGGCAGCAGTGCCGATTCTCATCCCACCTGGTCGCCACGCTGGTGA
- the rsmB gene encoding 16S rRNA (cytosine(967)-C(5))-methyltransferase RsmB, which produces MSSSNPRSAAFEILLRIDKERSYADILIDRELSAGALQGPDRGLLTELVYGVLRRQATLDHIIRRFSSQRLERLERSVLLLLRIGLYQMFYLDRVPVSAAVNETVKLAKVLVPRASGFINAVLRNADRERDHISYPDREKDPAAYLATVYSHPVWLAAAWIGQLGLDEAEMLARAMAEPPAITVRTNTLKTTRQQLMEILSAEGVQCETGRFSPMAIRINLSGSVSRLKSFRDGLFFVQDESSQLAAMFLGPQAGERVLDACAAPGGKSTQLAQLMGDRGEILACDVIGRKLKLVDENAARLGISSIRTVLLDTARPLKSLERSPLDRILLDAPCSGLGVIRRNPEGKWWKSAADVIDLAKGQRALLENLAGHLRSGGSLLYATCSTAVEENEAVIEAFLSRHDEFVIEDLRLLFPDLAELFTPAGFFRAWPHRHGMDGFFAARLKKK; this is translated from the coding sequence GTGTCCAGCTCAAATCCACGTAGTGCCGCTTTTGAAATTCTGCTGCGCATCGACAAGGAACGATCCTATGCCGATATCCTAATCGACCGGGAGTTGTCAGCAGGAGCTCTGCAGGGCCCCGACCGGGGGCTGCTTACCGAGCTGGTATATGGGGTGCTTCGACGCCAGGCTACCCTCGACCATATCATCAGGCGTTTTTCGAGCCAAAGGCTGGAGCGGCTGGAACGGTCAGTGCTGCTGCTTCTGCGCATAGGCCTTTATCAGATGTTTTACCTGGACCGGGTGCCCGTTTCAGCAGCGGTAAATGAGACGGTAAAACTGGCAAAGGTCCTGGTGCCGCGGGCATCCGGCTTTATCAATGCGGTACTGCGCAATGCGGATCGGGAACGGGATCACATCTCCTATCCCGACAGGGAAAAAGATCCGGCTGCCTATCTGGCCACCGTCTATTCACACCCTGTTTGGCTGGCAGCGGCCTGGATCGGGCAACTGGGATTGGACGAGGCCGAAATGCTGGCCAGGGCCATGGCCGAGCCTCCTGCCATTACCGTCAGAACCAACACCTTGAAAACGACCCGGCAACAGCTTATGGAGATCCTTTCGGCGGAAGGGGTGCAGTGCGAGACAGGCCGATTCTCCCCCATGGCTATCCGCATCAACCTGTCCGGGTCGGTATCACGGCTCAAGTCTTTCCGGGATGGCCTGTTTTTCGTTCAGGATGAATCGTCGCAACTGGCTGCCATGTTTCTCGGTCCGCAAGCCGGGGAAAGGGTGCTGGATGCCTGTGCCGCTCCAGGGGGGAAGTCGACCCAGCTCGCACAGCTGATGGGTGACCGTGGCGAGATCCTTGCCTGTGATGTGATTGGCCGCAAGCTCAAGCTCGTTGATGAAAATGCCGCCAGGCTCGGCATTTCATCCATAAGGACAGTTCTTCTCGATACGGCAAGACCTCTGAAATCCCTCGAACGGAGTCCACTTGACAGAATCCTTCTGGATGCTCCCTGTTCAGGACTTGGTGTCATCAGGCGCAACCCTGAAGGGAAGTGGTGGAAGTCTGCTGCCGATGTTATCGATCTTGCCAAGGGCCAAAGAGCGTTGCTCGAAAACCTGGCCGGACATCTCAGATCAGGGGGCAGTCTTCTCTACGCCACCTGTTCCACGGCAGTCGAGGAAAATGAGGCGGTGATAGAGGCTTTCCTTTCGCGCCATGATGAGTTCGTCATCGAGGATCTGCGCCTGCTCTTTCCCGACTTGGCCGAGCTGTTCACCCCGGCTGGATTTTTCCGGGCGTGGCCCCACCGGCACGGCATGGACGGTTTTTTTGCCGCCCGATTAAAGAAAAAATGA
- the nadA gene encoding quinolinate synthase NadA, with product MYQDDMKNEIRALLKERNGILLAHNYMRDEVQEIADITGDSLGLSVEAAKTSASVIVFCGVHFMAESASILAPDKTVLLPRLDAGCPMADMVTVPALQEMKRRHPGVPVVTYVNSSAAVKANSDICCTSANAVKVVKSLAAPEIIFVPDRNLGRYVARFTDKTFHFWDGYCPTHERLKPEAVLRLKKENPGALFICHPECNPEVEALADHVCSTTGMYDFCKKSPANRFIIGTEAGILYKLQKESPDKEFILASPALVCPNMKLTSLEDILAALQSMAPVIKVPEEVREPAKLALDRMLAIPRD from the coding sequence ATGTACCAGGATGATATGAAGAATGAAATCAGAGCCCTGCTCAAGGAACGAAACGGTATTTTGCTGGCCCATAATTACATGCGTGACGAGGTTCAGGAGATCGCAGACATTACCGGAGATTCCCTCGGGCTCTCAGTTGAGGCTGCAAAGACCTCAGCCTCGGTGATAGTCTTCTGCGGTGTTCATTTTATGGCTGAATCCGCCTCTATCCTGGCACCGGACAAGACGGTCCTTCTGCCGCGACTTGACGCAGGCTGCCCCATGGCAGACATGGTGACGGTGCCTGCTCTTCAGGAGATGAAGAGACGCCATCCCGGAGTACCTGTCGTAACCTATGTCAATTCATCGGCAGCGGTCAAGGCCAACAGCGATATCTGCTGCACCTCCGCCAATGCAGTGAAGGTGGTAAAATCACTGGCTGCACCCGAGATCATCTTTGTCCCCGACAGGAACCTGGGGCGCTATGTGGCCCGGTTCACCGACAAGACCTTCCACTTCTGGGATGGTTACTGCCCCACCCATGAGCGGCTGAAGCCGGAAGCGGTACTCCGTCTGAAAAAGGAGAATCCCGGCGCCCTGTTCATCTGCCATCCCGAATGCAATCCCGAGGTTGAGGCGCTGGCTGATCATGTTTGTTCAACCACCGGCATGTATGACTTCTGCAAGAAAAGTCCTGCCAACCGCTTTATCATCGGCACGGAAGCCGGCATTCTCTATAAGCTGCAGAAGGAAAGCCCGGACAAGGAGTTCATTCTCGCCTCACCCGCCCTTGTCTGCCCCAACATGAAGCTTACTTCGCTGGAAGACATCCTCGCCGCACTGCAATCAATGGCACCGGTCATCAAGGTCCCCGAAGAGGTGCGGGAGCCGGCAAAACTTGCATTGGACCGAATGCTGGCCATTCCAAGGGACTGA
- the tolQ gene encoding protein TolQ, with the protein MEFFATTGLVVKLVLFVLLYFSVVSWAIIFYKLLQVHRANNESERFLEFFWKAKRFDAINAQLDRFANSPLTVLFNEGYGELKKLMEKGEEKQDPNVISTDLAGIDNITRALRRATTSEITRLEKYLTFLATTGSTAPFIGLFGTVWGIMTAFKGIGETGSASLAVVAPGIAEALIATAIGLVAAIPAVMGYNHFQQKIRVLIGEMDSFSTEFLNIVQRTFTGK; encoded by the coding sequence TTGGAATTTTTCGCCACAACCGGACTGGTCGTAAAACTGGTACTCTTTGTTCTCCTTTACTTTTCAGTCGTCTCCTGGGCTATTATCTTTTACAAGCTGTTACAAGTGCACCGGGCGAATAACGAGTCAGAACGTTTCCTGGAATTTTTCTGGAAAGCCAAACGCTTCGACGCCATCAATGCCCAGTTGGACCGTTTTGCCAATTCACCCCTCACCGTGCTTTTCAATGAAGGCTATGGTGAGCTGAAGAAGCTCATGGAAAAGGGAGAGGAAAAACAGGACCCTAATGTCATCAGTACCGATCTGGCAGGAATCGACAACATAACCCGTGCCTTGCGCCGCGCCACGACTTCGGAAATAACCAGACTGGAAAAATACCTGACATTCCTGGCGACTACCGGCTCCACTGCTCCATTTATCGGACTTTTCGGCACGGTCTGGGGCATCATGACCGCTTTCAAGGGGATCGGCGAAACCGGCTCCGCATCACTTGCCGTTGTCGCGCCAGGCATTGCCGAGGCCTTGATCGCGACGGCAATTGGCCTGGTTGCCGCCATACCAGCCGTTATGGGATATAACCATTTTCAACAAAAAATCCGTGTTCTGATCGGCGAGATGGACAGCTTTTCCACGGAATTCCTCAACATTGTCCAGCGCACCTTCACCGGCAAATAG
- the ybgF gene encoding tol-pal system protein YbgF, giving the protein MQFVRRGLPLIFIIALAGCATRETVDSMQRDMDEMKSRLFKMEKDIGGMRSETKEGIDKTIKDFHKEMESQRKGAADLQATLDSTKVDMQVLTGKVDDVRVLAQKPADDLALLKEDTDRRLAAMEDRLARLDKGFDEFQKKMAEAKAAEAEQTPEALYQKGLETLRKGDPQKSREYLSRFLELFPKHDLAANVHYWLGETYYSEKKYDQAILEFQEIIKNYSGNEKIPAAMLKQAMAFKELGDAKSARYVYKKVAEDYPHTDEARIAKEKLKDLK; this is encoded by the coding sequence ATGCAGTTCGTCAGGAGAGGTTTGCCTCTCATCTTTATTATCGCTCTCGCCGGTTGTGCAACAAGAGAAACGGTGGATTCCATGCAACGGGACATGGACGAGATGAAGAGCCGCCTGTTCAAGATGGAAAAGGACATCGGCGGAATGCGCAGCGAGACAAAGGAAGGGATTGACAAGACCATCAAGGACTTTCACAAGGAGATGGAAAGCCAGCGCAAGGGAGCCGCCGATCTACAGGCGACCCTGGACAGCACCAAAGTCGACATGCAGGTCCTGACCGGCAAGGTCGACGATGTGCGGGTCTTGGCCCAGAAGCCGGCAGACGATCTGGCCCTGCTCAAGGAAGATACCGACCGGCGCCTGGCTGCCATGGAAGATCGCCTTGCCAGACTTGACAAAGGCTTTGATGAGTTCCAGAAGAAAATGGCAGAGGCAAAAGCAGCGGAAGCCGAACAAACACCTGAGGCACTTTACCAGAAAGGATTGGAGACCCTGCGCAAGGGCGATCCCCAGAAGTCCAGGGAGTACCTGAGCAGATTTTTGGAACTGTTCCCCAAACACGACCTGGCGGCAAACGTGCATTATTGGCTGGGAGAAACCTATTACAGCGAAAAGAAATACGACCAGGCTATTCTCGAATTCCAGGAGATCATCAAGAATTACTCCGGCAATGAGAAGATTCCAGCAGCAATGCTGAAGCAGGCCATGGCCTTCAAGGAACTGGGAGATGCTAAAAGCGCCCGATACGTCTACAAAAAGGTGGCGGAAGATTATCCGCACACGGATGAAGCGCGCATTGCCAAAGAAAAATTGAAGGATCTCAAATAA
- a CDS encoding endonuclease III domain-containing protein, which produces MQAENQSARRQELLWVFNSLFEHYGKLHWWPAETPFEVCVGAILTQNTNWGNVEKAIANLKKADLLSAITLRDVPVEELAQVIKPAGFFNVKSARLKDFVGWLFERYLGRLESMFAGDWLELREELLKVRGIGRETCDSILLYAGNKPSFVVDAYTKRLFTHLGLVSAKDDYEAVRALFMDNLPADAALFNEFHALIVQHCKVHCRKKPLCSGCRLHSSCNGL; this is translated from the coding sequence TTGCAAGCGGAAAACCAATCGGCAAGGCGTCAGGAACTCCTCTGGGTTTTCAACTCGCTTTTTGAACATTATGGAAAGCTGCATTGGTGGCCAGCGGAGACCCCCTTCGAGGTCTGCGTCGGCGCCATATTGACCCAGAACACCAACTGGGGCAATGTGGAAAAGGCGATCGCCAACCTCAAAAAAGCGGATCTTTTGTCGGCAATAACCCTGCGTGATGTGCCGGTGGAAGAGCTCGCCCAGGTGATCAAGCCCGCTGGTTTTTTCAATGTGAAGAGCGCCAGGCTGAAGGATTTCGTCGGCTGGCTTTTTGAGAGATATCTTGGCAGGCTTGAGTCGATGTTTGCCGGAGATTGGCTTGAACTGAGGGAAGAGCTGCTGAAGGTGAGGGGTATCGGGAGGGAAACCTGCGATTCGATCCTGCTCTATGCCGGCAATAAACCTTCCTTCGTCGTTGATGCTTACACCAAGCGGCTTTTTACCCACCTGGGATTAGTCTCGGCAAAGGATGACTATGAGGCGGTGCGCGCTCTGTTCATGGATAATCTTCCGGCCGATGCCGCACTGTTCAATGAATTCCATGCCCTGATCGTCCAGCACTGCAAGGTGCATTGCCGAAAAAAGCCATTGTGCAGCGGCTGCAGGCTGCATTCTTCCTGCAATGGCTTATGA
- the tatB gene encoding Sec-independent protein translocase protein TatB: protein MFGIGMPELIVIFVIALVVIGPQKLPDLARSLGRGLAEFKRATEDFKQSVQEESRTAEEKDKLPQSEENEEAKEEKEAAAKKV from the coding sequence ATGTTTGGAATCGGGATGCCGGAACTGATTGTAATCTTTGTCATTGCGCTGGTAGTCATAGGCCCGCAAAAACTTCCCGACCTGGCCAGGTCGCTTGGGCGAGGGCTCGCTGAATTCAAGAGGGCCACTGAGGATTTCAAGCAGAGTGTCCAGGAGGAGTCCCGCACTGCGGAGGAGAAGGATAAGCTTCCCCAGTCGGAAGAGAATGAAGAGGCTAAAGAAGAAAAGGAAGCGGCTGCAAAGAAGGTGTAG
- the pal gene encoding peptidoglycan-associated lipoprotein Pal has product MRKGMVGLVTVLFCGALLCGGCAKKEMVKAEEATVPPVTTEKPAVTPPAKPAPSETVKEQPIQEAPTTTAESTVKEQAPTVIAATELEKVLFDFDSFVLSPAARDTLSKNAQWLEKNKQVKVQIEGHCDERGSDEYNLALGEKRAKSAVNYLVTLGIPASQLSVISFGKEKPADPGHDEAAWAQNRRAEFVILK; this is encoded by the coding sequence ATGCGTAAGGGTATGGTAGGCTTGGTGACGGTTTTGTTTTGCGGTGCTCTTTTATGCGGTGGCTGTGCCAAGAAGGAGATGGTAAAAGCTGAAGAGGCGACTGTACCACCGGTTACGACGGAAAAGCCTGCCGTAACCCCACCTGCCAAGCCCGCCCCCAGTGAAACCGTCAAGGAACAACCTATCCAGGAGGCACCGACGACAACGGCTGAATCGACCGTCAAGGAACAAGCTCCGACAGTTATCGCCGCCACCGAACTGGAAAAAGTCCTCTTTGATTTCGATTCTTTCGTCCTCTCGCCGGCGGCCCGAGACACCCTGTCCAAGAATGCCCAGTGGCTGGAGAAAAACAAACAGGTCAAAGTTCAGATCGAGGGTCACTGCGACGAGCGCGGTTCTGATGAATACAACCTGGCCCTTGGAGAAAAGCGCGCCAAGTCTGCAGTGAATTATCTTGTTACCCTCGGCATACCCGCCAGCCAGCTGAGCGTTATCAGTTTCGGCAAGGAAAAGCCTGCTGACCCGGGTCATGACGAAGCTGCGTGGGCGCAAAACAGAAGAGCCGAATTCGTTATTCTCAAATAG
- a CDS encoding diguanylate cyclase yields MATSILIIDDSNQVRAQIVKTLQKVSLFDDYLEAADGIEAFKLVLNSPVDLILCDLEMPRMDGFKFISMLQTRDELKDIPVIMLTGREDRDLKIKGLEEGACDYVTKPFDAGELVARVKVQLKIKCLQDELKRSNELLKQLSNTDPLTHLYNRRYLMEALDREYQRAARKESSLSLIIIDIDHFKKVNDNYGHQQGDVVLAAVAALLKKMVRSYDVAARYGGEEFVVLLSETALSQAMLFAERFRCAVQEIVFTGKMNGLTITVSLGVATFPSAKVDCVDSLFRQADEALYKAKQGGRNKAEAMS; encoded by the coding sequence ATGGCAACAAGCATCCTCATAATCGATGATTCCAACCAAGTCCGGGCCCAGATCGTAAAGACCCTGCAGAAAGTCTCTCTTTTCGACGATTACCTGGAGGCGGCAGATGGTATTGAAGCCTTCAAGCTCGTTCTCAACAGTCCGGTAGATCTGATCCTCTGTGACCTGGAAATGCCACGCATGGATGGCTTTAAATTCATTTCCATGCTGCAGACGCGCGATGAACTGAAGGATATTCCGGTCATAATGCTCACTGGCCGTGAAGACCGGGATCTGAAGATAAAAGGGCTTGAGGAAGGGGCGTGCGATTACGTTACCAAGCCCTTCGATGCAGGGGAACTGGTAGCGAGGGTCAAGGTTCAATTGAAGATCAAGTGCCTGCAGGACGAGCTGAAGCGTTCCAACGAGCTTCTCAAGCAGCTCTCCAACACAGACCCGCTTACCCACCTGTACAATCGCCGCTACCTTATGGAGGCACTTGACCGGGAATACCAGCGGGCCGCGCGTAAGGAGAGTTCCCTGTCCCTGATAATCATAGACATCGATCATTTCAAGAAGGTAAACGACAATTACGGGCACCAGCAAGGGGACGTCGTATTGGCTGCGGTCGCAGCTTTGCTGAAAAAGATGGTCCGTAGCTACGATGTGGCTGCCCGTTACGGGGGGGAGGAATTCGTAGTCCTGCTTTCGGAGACGGCACTGTCCCAGGCGATGCTTTTTGCCGAACGTTTTCGCTGTGCGGTACAGGAAATCGTCTTTACCGGAAAAATGAATGGTCTGACGATTACCGTCAGCCTTGGTGTGGCCACATTCCCGTCAGCCAAGGTGGATTGCGTGGATTCGCTGTTCAGGCAGGCGGATGAAGCACTCTACAAAGCCAAACAGGGGGGTAGAAACAAGGCAGAGGCGATGTCATAA
- a CDS encoding carbon-nitrogen family hydrolase, whose amino-acid sequence MSKQIKAAAVQFTIKIGDIDANVEHVREALHRLHGEGVQLAVLPEMWSCGFAYRELNELARRTPEVVEEMGRLSAELGMVLVGSLPEPEGDKVCNTAYVLDQGKLVGKYRKIHLFSLMNEDRAFTGGDSWLLADTSLGKIGVIICYDLRFPELPRRLAVEGAEIIVVPGEWPKPRQEHWRLLLLGRAIENQLFIVAANACGVMGKLDFFGTSMIIGPKGEILAEGGYESCEPTAVLDFAHMESWRQQITCFPDRKPEYY is encoded by the coding sequence ATGAGCAAGCAGATCAAGGCTGCCGCGGTGCAGTTCACTATCAAGATTGGAGATATAGATGCCAACGTGGAGCATGTGCGAGAAGCACTGCACCGGCTGCATGGGGAAGGGGTGCAGCTGGCGGTGCTGCCGGAGATGTGGAGCTGCGGCTTTGCCTACAGGGAATTGAACGAACTGGCCAGACGGACTCCCGAGGTGGTGGAGGAGATGGGCCGCCTTTCGGCGGAACTGGGCATGGTGCTGGTGGGGAGCCTGCCCGAACCGGAAGGGGACAAGGTCTGCAATACGGCCTATGTCCTTGATCAGGGCAAACTGGTGGGGAAATATCGGAAGATCCACCTCTTTTCCCTGATGAACGAGGACCGGGCCTTTACCGGCGGCGATTCGTGGCTGTTGGCCGATACCAGTCTGGGAAAGATCGGCGTCATTATCTGTTATGACCTGCGCTTTCCCGAGCTGCCCCGGCGCCTTGCGGTGGAAGGGGCAGAGATTATCGTCGTGCCCGGCGAATGGCCCAAGCCGCGGCAGGAACACTGGCGGCTGCTTCTTCTGGGGAGGGCAATCGAAAACCAGCTCTTTATCGTTGCAGCCAACGCCTGCGGGGTGATGGGAAAGCTGGACTTCTTCGGCACCAGCATGATCATCGGCCCCAAGGGAGAGATCCTCGCCGAGGGGGGCTATGAAAGCTGCGAACCCACGGCTGTCCTGGATTTTGCCCATATGGAGAGCTGGCGTCAGCAGATCACCTGCTTCCCCGATCGAAAACCTGAGTACTATTAA
- the tolR gene encoding protein TolR — MELGSRDNNGRSTMSQINVTPLVDVMLVLLVIFMVTAPMMQQGVQVNLPKADTKALAPQEETVIVTLERSGSIFINKAEVPQGELKTRLAGMFASRAKKEVFLKADKDVPYGEVVKTMAEIKGAGIERLGMVTEPAQGK; from the coding sequence ATGGAACTGGGAAGCAGGGACAACAACGGCCGCTCCACCATGTCACAGATCAACGTCACGCCATTGGTTGACGTCATGCTCGTCCTTCTGGTGATCTTCATGGTTACCGCACCCATGATGCAGCAAGGGGTGCAGGTCAACCTCCCCAAGGCGGACACGAAGGCACTGGCCCCCCAGGAAGAGACGGTCATTGTCACCCTGGAAAGGTCGGGCAGTATATTCATCAACAAGGCGGAAGTGCCTCAGGGTGAGCTCAAGACAAGATTGGCAGGCATGTTTGCGTCAAGAGCAAAGAAAGAGGTTTTTCTCAAGGCGGACAAGGATGTTCCCTATGGTGAAGTGGTAAAAACCATGGCTGAAATCAAAGGTGCCGGCATCGAACGTCTCGGCATGGTCACGGAGCCTGCCCAAGGCAAATGA